One genomic window of Metopolophium dirhodum isolate CAU chromosome 4, ASM1992520v1, whole genome shotgun sequence includes the following:
- the LOC132942830 gene encoding uncharacterized protein LOC132942830, producing the protein MERNDIVALRCKFLRQMCTLRKNKDDRPVVYLDETWVNQNHSRTLIWQNENNSGGLKVPTGKGGRLIVCHAGCSRYGFIEGSKLVFRSNTGNTTDYHNQMNGEVFKEWFIQLLKNLEEPSVIVMDNAPYHSILRDKYPKSNWRKTEVQQWLNEKNIEFHPLETLPELRQKVKNLLPREKKYELDDIAIEMGHEVIRLPPYHCKYNPIELIWAQVKGQVAKFNNTFKMVDIERLTHEALDAVTIDDWTKCVRHAEEIQDEDNKNEIMRDTMIEPIIMTILPDDSDWSDDEEDIDEENHG; encoded by the coding sequence ATGGAGAGGAATGATATCGTCGCACTTCGGTGTAAATTTTTACGACAAATGTGTACGCTGCGAAAAAATAAAGACGATCGTCCAGTGGTTTATCTCGATGAAACGTGGGTAAACCAAAACCATTCACGCACCCTTATTtggcaaaatgaaaataattctggTGGTCTGAAGGTGCCGACGGGTAAAGGAGGCCGACTTATTGTATGCCATGCAGGATGTAGTCGCTACGGGTTTATAGAAGGGTCAAAATTGGTATTTCGAAGCAATACCGGAAATACCACGGATTATCATAATCAGATGAATGGTGAAGTATTCAAAGAGTGGTTTATTCAACTGCTTAAAAATCTAGAAGAGCCATCAGTTATAGTCATGGACAATGCGCCTTACCATTCAATCCTCAGAGACAAATATCCGAAAAGTAATTGGAGAAAAACCGAAGTACAACAAtggttaaatgaaaaaaatattgagttccATCCATTGGAAACATTACCTGAACTTcggcaaaaagttaaaaacctattgccacgtgaaaaaaaatatgagctgGATGACATTGCAATTGAAATGGGTCATGAGGTAATCCGTCTTCCACCATACCACTGTAAGTATAACCCAATTGAGTTAATTTGGGCTCAAGTTAAGGGCCAAGTAGCGaaatttaacaatacttttaaaatggttGATATTGAGCGGTTAACACACGAGGCATTAGATGCAGTAACAATAGACGACTGGACGAAATGCGTTCGTCATGCAGAAGAAATTCAGGACGAGGacaacaaaaatgaaataatgagGGACACCATGATAGAACcaataattatgacaatattaccaGATGACAGTGACTGGAGTGATGATGAAGAAGATATTGACGAAGAAAACCACGGATAA
- the LOC132943538 gene encoding uncharacterized protein LOC132943538: MITEASSKLISLKLDAVTRLNRSFLGVNMQYIVDDSIKLRTLGLIELTESHTGIYLKETILNILKKFKIEPKQLYTITSDNGANMLKAINLVEKDISTALNESHTGQDDAIILNETAEIHSNLSSSVNSDDECSDSETGADCLILDDEQIENILNEDIECVDSTYEHTEQILNDIQLHNLGDGSIFTGIRCVAHTLQLAVIDSLKDGGVDKLLNKVRILVRKLRNQTYIYLIKKEKLKLPILDCLTRWHSTYDMIERIQYLKEFIQIMIANDPKLKKISLNNSDWQQVEILAKTLLPAKLCTKKLQSEQLTLSDFYSTWISCKIETRTLENPFFNKLVKCMEYREQFIMNNKVLLAAIFLDPRFKVTLSEIQYDIAISHLISIWVYLKDNKINSKDNHESMEDQIAESDNFEFNQNSDPLEQFLQERESVEVVSCSSQNSTSTVIENLLKTYYLNQKRLSYKINILQFWKSMEDTYPELYILAKIVFAVPSTQVSVERLFSGLKFILSPYRSNITSKNLENQLIVRTNRLFEKKIITKE; the protein is encoded by the exons ATGATTACTGAAGCTAGTTCTAAACTCATTTCTCTCAAGTTAGATGCAGTTACTCGACTAAATAGGTCATTTTTAGGCGTGAACATGCAGTATATAGTAGATGATTCTATTAAACTCAGAACACTGGGATTAATAGAATTAACTGAATCGCATActg gtatttatttaaaagagacaattttaaatatactaaaaaaatttaaaattgaaccaaagcaattatatacaattacatCTGACAACGGTGCAAACATGCTTAAAGCGATCAATTTAGTTGAAAAAGATATATCAACAGCACTTAATGAATCTCACACTGGTCAAGATGATGCAATTATTCTAAATGAGACGGCTGAGATCCACTCAAATTTATCAAGTTCAGTCAACTCAGATGATGAATGTAGTGATag TGAAACTGGTGCAGATTGTTTGATACTTGATGAcgaacaaatagaaaatatacttaATGAAGACATTGAATGTGTTGATTCAACGTATGAACACACAGAACAAATCCTGAATGATATTCAATTACACAATTTAGGGGATGGTTCAATTTTTAcag GTATTCGTTGTGTAGCGCATACTCTACAACTAGCAGTTATAGACAGCTTAAAAGATGGCGGTGtggataaattgttaaataaagttCGCATATTAGTTCGAAAACTGCGtaatcaaacctatatatatttgataaaaaaagaaaaacttaaattacCAATTTTGGACTGTTTGACTCGTTGGCATTCAACATATGATATGATAGAGaggatacaatatttaaaagagtttatacaaattatgattgCAAATGAccccaaattaaaaaaaattagtttgaatAATTCTGATTGGCAGCAAGTTGAAATTCTTGCAAAAACTTTATTACCGGCTAAACTTTGTACAAAAAAACTTCAAAGTGAACAATTGACATTGTCAGATTTTTATAGTACATGGATTTCGTGCAAAATTGAAACACGTACACTAGAGAatccattttttaataaattagtaaaatgtatGGAATATAGGGAACAATTTATCATGAATAATAAGGTGTTATTGGCAGCAATATTTCTAGATCCCCGTTTCAAGGTAACATTAAGTGAAATACAGTATGATATAGCCATTAGtcatttaatttctatttgggtttatttaaaagataataaaataaactcaaaAGATAATCATGAAAGTATGGAAGACCAAATAGCTGAAAGTGATAATTtcgaatttaatcaaaattctgATCCTCTTGAACAATTTTTGCAAGAAAGAGAAAGCGTCGAAGTAGTATCATGTTCAAGCCAAAATTCTACTTCAacagttattgaaaatttacttaaaacgtattatttaaaccaaaaaaGGTTAAGTTATAAAATCAACATATTACAGTTTTGGAAATCAATGGAAGACACATACCCAGAATTGTATATACTTGCTAAAATAGTGTTTGCTGTGCCTTCCACACAAGTTAGCGTTGAGCGGCTATTTTCAGgacttaagtttattttatcgcCTTACAGGAGTAATATAACGTCCAAAAATTTAGAAAACCAACTAATAGTTCGAACAAATAGATTGTTTGAGaagaaaattataacaaaagagtaa